The stretch of DNA GGATGATCTTATGTCCATGAATCGAGCGACTAACGATACAGGGCTTCCTTGCTCGGAATCTGTTTCTGAATGTCATCGCGAATCGCAACACCGATCTTGATTGCTTCATCCTCGCTGGACGCCTTTGTAAATGGAACTTCCATCACTACAAATCCACCATCCATATCACGTCCCTTTGCATCAGTCAGAGGAATGAGTAGATCGAAAGTTTTGTCCTTGTCCAGTCGCCTGGCTACAGGTTTACCAGTGGCAAGATTCTTCATGTCGCCCTCAGATGACTTTTTGCCGATCTTCGAGGGGGTTATGTTGGCGATAATTACGTTGTCCGTCTCCCCAGGAGGAACGGCATGGATCCCAAGCTTTACAATCTCATCGCGGTGAGCGGCATTGACTTTGTTGACGAGATCTTGCGCAAACGGAGCACGAACATGCATATAGGTTGAAGGGTCCTGAGCTGGGGCTTTAGTCGGCTTGTCCTGAGCGAAAGCAGCGGCGGGCGCCAGGCTCAAGGCGACGGCGAAAAACATTCTTGCTGTGTAAAGCGACATAGATTGATGCTCCTAGATGAATTCGGTTGATTATTGCCTTTATGCATCCGGCCCTGACAAGCACATGTGCACTTGCCTACAGACTACCTCGCACCTTGTGTCCCTAATGGTCGCGCGTTCCAACGCTCGGCTGTCTGGTCACAAGAGATGAATTAGCTATGCGTTTGATCGCATGAAGCCCCATGACCTGATTCGACAAGAGGTTTCTTAGATCAACCTTAGAAATCAGGCAGGTAACATTTATTTAATAGAGCTTGGATTCGTTTTTAACACTTCTCCGGTTTTAATGATTAGACATGAACATCCTCATCATCGAAGACAACAGAAGGATCGGCAATATCCTCCGCCAAGGACTCCTGGAAGAGGGACATCAAGTATCGATATCTGAGCGTGGAGATGAAGGCCGGGATTTGTTGTTGAATGTCCCATTCGATCTTGCCGTCCTTGACATTATGCTTCCTGGTCTCGATGGATTTGCCGTGCTCCAGCAGATACGTGCCAAGAGATGTGGCATTCCGGTGTTAATGCTGACGGCGCGCGATACGATGCCTGACATTGTGCACGGATTGAATCTTGGAGCCGACGATTATCTGACCAAGCCATTTCAAATTCAGGTCTTTATTGCCAGGATTCGAGCCATCAGCAGGCGCCGGCCCATACTCGAGCCTGCCTGCTTGTATGCGGGTGACCTGATGCTGGATACGACTAACCGAGTGGTTCTTCGAGACAGCGAGTCGATAGTCCTCTCAAGAAAACAATATGCTTTGCTCGAGTTGCTGATGAGGCGCAAGAATCAAGTTGTCAGCAGAAATCTGGTTCGGGAAGTCGGCTGGTCCTACGATACGGATGTTAGCGACGGCAGCATCGACTTTTACATACACAGCCTGCGTGCGAAGATCGACTTGAAGGGCCAGGAGAGCCAAATCCGGACGGTTCGTGCGCTTGGTTATATGCTGGTCTCACCGAGATGAGGATCAATCGGCGTTCTCTGCGCGTACGCGTCTGCATTCTCTACATTGTGTTCACTGTCGCGACGATGGTCGGGCTGGGCGGCTTCTCGTTTTGGTATTTGGATCGTGCTCTCGCCAGTTCGCGCAGGCGCACGATGGAAGCTCGCGAAGATCGCCTCGTGGAATTCGTAAATGCCTGGCCTAACTCGGGCTCTCCGGTTCCTTTGGTACGGAAGCTGCAACAACTGACCCTCGCAATTGCATCGACCGACATCATCCAGATCTATGACCTGAACGGTAGGATCGTCTACTCTTCCCCGGGGCCCAGTGATCTGAAGGTACCGTGGCCAAACCAGGATTGCACAGAGCGGTGCTACGGCTTAGTGCGCCAAAATGCACATCGAATTAGGACCATCAATCATGTCATCACGCTTGATGGCCAACGGTACCGTCTTTCTCTCTCCGGTAAGATCGACGAGCATTTTGATGTCCTCAACGCAATTCGCAACTCCTATTTTTTGGTATGTCCACTCATGTTGCTCCTGTCGGTAGGTGGCGGTTTTATTGTGAGTGGTCGTGCGCTCGAGCCAATCAGCCGAATCAACGTTGAAGCACAGAAAATTGGGATCCAGGAGTTGCAGCGGCGAATTCCTGTGCCAGAAACAGGCGACGAACTGCAGACTCTCACGGTGACCTGGAACCAGTTACTCGAACGATTGGAGATCGCAGTCGAAAGACTCACTCAATTCACAAGCGATATCTCTCATGATTTGAGTACGACCATCACAGTCATGATGACAACAGCAGGGTTAGCCCTTAGCAGAGACCGGTCTCCCGAGGAGTATCGCATTGCTCTCCAGAATATCAACGTCGAATGCGAGGCGACGGCTGAGCTTCTCGACACCTTGCTCGCAATCGCGAGGGCTGATCTCGTTCATCAGAAGATCGAATGGAAGGCGATCAATCTTACGGACCTTGTCATCGAGGTCTCACAGCAGTTTCAACCGCGAGCAATCGTCAAAGGACAGACGATTACACTTCAGGTAGAGGATGAAATCTGGACAAACGGGGATTTGTCCCTGCTACGGCGAATGACCTCGATACTGCTCGACAACGCGATCAAATATACGCCGGAATCCGGAATCGTGACGGTCTCACTTGCACGGCGACAGAACTCTCTTGAGCTGCGGGTGAGTGATACCGGCATTGGTATTCCGGAACATGCAATTCCAAGGATATTTGATCGTTTTTACCGGGTTGAAGAGTCTAGAACCGAAAACGAGGAAAGTAACGGACTGGGGTTAGCGATCGCGAAGTGGGTGGTTGAAGCTCATCGGTCGACCATTGATGTTGTCTCGAAGCCCGGACAAGGTAGCACCTTTACTGTATCCATACCCCAAGTAGCTCAGACGGAACACACTGATG from Acidicapsa acidisoli encodes:
- a CDS encoding response regulator transcription factor is translated as MNILIIEDNRRIGNILRQGLLEEGHQVSISERGDEGRDLLLNVPFDLAVLDIMLPGLDGFAVLQQIRAKRCGIPVLMLTARDTMPDIVHGLNLGADDYLTKPFQIQVFIARIRAISRRRPILEPACLYAGDLMLDTTNRVVLRDSESIVLSRKQYALLELLMRRKNQVVSRNLVREVGWSYDTDVSDGSIDFYIHSLRAKIDLKGQESQIRTVRALGYMLVSPR
- a CDS encoding sensor histidine kinase, with the protein product MFTVATMVGLGGFSFWYLDRALASSRRRTMEAREDRLVEFVNAWPNSGSPVPLVRKLQQLTLAIASTDIIQIYDLNGRIVYSSPGPSDLKVPWPNQDCTERCYGLVRQNAHRIRTINHVITLDGQRYRLSLSGKIDEHFDVLNAIRNSYFLVCPLMLLLSVGGGFIVSGRALEPISRINVEAQKIGIQELQRRIPVPETGDELQTLTVTWNQLLERLEIAVERLTQFTSDISHDLSTTITVMMTTAGLALSRDRSPEEYRIALQNINVECEATAELLDTLLAIARADLVHQKIEWKAINLTDLVIEVSQQFQPRAIVKGQTITLQVEDEIWTNGDLSLLRRMTSILLDNAIKYTPESGIVTVSLARRQNSLELRVSDTGIGIPEHAIPRIFDRFYRVEESRTENEESNGLGLAIAKWVVEAHRSTIDVVSKPGQGSTFTVSIPQVAQTEHTDAAYAPLS